CGATCTTCACCCGCCAGTTCCTGCAGACGGGGCAGACGGCGCCCGGGCTGGACCGCCTGATCCGCATCCTGCAGCTGTGCTTCGTGATCGCCGGCCTGGTCCCGGTGGTCTACGCCTATCGCCCCGGGGGCGTGGCCACGGCGCTGGTGGGCATAGCGTTTTCTTGCGTGGCGGTGGTGGGCGGGCTGCTGGCCTTCCAGCGCGGGCAGCCGGCGGCACGCATCTTCCTGACGGCCTGGACCCTGCTGCTGCTGGGCGTTGCCATGCTGGCCCTGCGCACCCTCAACTGGCTGCCGACCAATCCGCTCACCTCCTACGGCATGCAGATCGGCTCGGCCCTGGAAATGCTGCTGTTCTCCTTTGCCCTGGCCAGCCGCATCCACATCCTGCGGCGTGACAAGGACGTGGCCCAGGCCGAGGCCCTGGCCGCCGAACGGCTCACCCGGGAGGCCCTGGAGGCGTCGGAGAAGGCCCTGGCGCAGCGCATTGCCGAGCGGACGGCCGAGCTCGCCGAGTCCACCGACCGTT
This Elusimicrobiota bacterium DNA region includes the following protein-coding sequences:
- a CDS encoding 7TM-DISM domain-containing protein: IFTRQFLQTGQTAPGLDRLIRILQLCFVIAGLVPVVYAYRPGGVATALVGIAFSCVAVVGGLLAFQRGQPAARIFLTAWTLLLLGVAMLALRTLNWLPTNPLTSYGMQIGSALEMLLFSFALASRIHILRRDKDVAQAEALAAERLTREALEASEKALAQRIAERTAELAESTDR